In Prunus dulcis chromosome 1, ALMONDv2, whole genome shotgun sequence, the following are encoded in one genomic region:
- the LOC117612875 gene encoding 12-oxophytodienoate reductase 2-like: MAAQPPTIPLLTPYKLGKFNLSHRVVLAPLTRQRSYHNVPQAHAILYYSQRTSNGGLLIAEATGVSDTARGYPDTPGIWTKEQVEAWKPIVDAVHAKDGVFFCQIWHVGRVSNSGYQPNGQSPISSTDKPIRLNGIDASEFTPPRRLRTDEIPQIVNDFRLAAKNAIEAGFDGVEIHGAHGYLLDQFLKDQVNDRTDQYGGSLENRCRFPLEVVEAVVKEIGADKVGIRLSPFADYMDSGDSNPNALGLYMANSLNKYGILYCHMVEPRMKTVGEKSESPHSLLPMRKAFNGTFIAAGGFDREDGNKAVAEGRADLIAYGRWFLANPDLPKRFELNAPLNKYNRDTFYISDPVIDYTDYPFLETTA; the protein is encoded by the exons ATGGCTGCTCAACCTCCCACAATCCCTCTCCTTACGCCTTACAAATTGGGAAAATTCAATCTTTCTCATAG AGTTGTTTTAGCGCCATTGACTAGACAGAGATCATACCACAATGTTCCTCAAGCACATGCCATCTTATATTACTCTCAGAGAACATCCAATGGGGGTCTTCTCATAGCTGAAGCCACAGGAGTTTCTGACACAGCTCGAGG GTACCCAGATACTCCTGGTATATGGACAAAGGAGCAAGTGGAAGCATGGAAACCCATTGTTGATGCCGTTCATGCTAAAGATGGCGTCTTCTTCTGTCAGATTTGGCATGTGGGGAGGGTTTCAAATAGTG GTTATCAACCAAATGGGCAATCTCCAATCTCTTCTACTGACAAGCCAATACGATTAAATGGTATTGATGCCAGTGAATTCACACCTCCAAGGCGATTAAGGACCGATGAAATTCCACAAATTGTCAATGATTTTAGACTCGCTGCAAAGAATGCTATTGAAGCTG GCTTTGATGGAGTTGAAATTCATGGGGCCCATGGCTACCTTCTTGATCAGTTTTTGAAAGATCAAGTGAATGATCGAACAGACCAATATGGTGGATCTCTAGAGAATCGTTGTCGATTTCCTTTGGAAGTCGTTGAAGCTGTTGTTAAAGAGATAGGAGCAGATAAAGTTGGAATTAGACTATCTCCATTTGCTGACTATATGGACTCAGGGGATTCAAATCCAAATGCGTTAGGCCTTTATATGGCCAATTCCTTGAACAAATATGGGATTCTGTACTGCCACATGGTTGAGCCGAGAATGAAGACAGTTGGAGAGAAAAGTGAAAGCCCCCACAGTCTTCTACCCATGAGAAAGGCTTTCAATGGTACCTTCATTGCTGCTGGTGGTTTTGACAGGGAAGATGGGAACAAAGCTGTGGCAGAGGGCCGTGCAGATCTCATCGCATATGGACGTTGGTTTTTGGCTAATCCAGATTTGCCAAAAAGATTTGAGCTCAATGCTCCTCTAAACAAGTACAATAGAGACACATTCTACATATCTGATCCGGTTATTGATTACACGGATTACCCATTTCTTGAAACCACTGCTTAA
- the LOC117612870 gene encoding 12-oxophytodienoate reductase 2-like: MAAQPPTIPLLTPYKLGKFNLSHRVVLAPLTRQRSYHNVPQAHAILYYSQRTSNGGLLIAEATGVSDTARGYPDTPGIWTKEQVEAWKPIVDAVHAKDGVFFCQIWHVGRVSNSGYQPNGQSPISSTDKPIRLNGIDASEFTPPRRLRTDEIPQIVNDFRLAAKNAIEAGFDGVEIHGAHGYLLDQFLKDQVNDRTDQYGGSLENRCRFPLEVVEAVVKEIGADKVGIRLSPFADYMDSGDSNPNALGLYMANSLNKYGILYCHMVEPRMKTVGEKSESPHSLLPMRKAFNGTFIAAGGFDREDGNKAVAEGRADLIAYGRWFLANPDLPKRFELNAPLNKYNRDTFYISDPVIDYTDYPFLETTA, from the exons ATGGCTGCTCAACCTCCCACAATCCCTCTCCTTACCCCTTACAAATTGGGAAAATTCAATCTTTCTCACAG AGTTGTTTTAGCGCCATTGACTAGACAGAGATCATACCACAATGTTCCTCAAGCACATGCCATCTTATATTACTCTCAGAGAACATCCAATGGGGGTCTTCTCATAGCTGAAGCCACAGGAGTTTCTGACACAGCTCGAGG GTACCCAGATACTCCTGGTATATGGACAAAGGAGCAAGTGGAAGCATGGAAACCCATTGTTGATGCCGTTCATGCTAAAGATGGCGTCTTCTTCTGTCAGATTTGGCATGTGGGGAGGGTTTCAAATAGTG GTTATCAACCAAATGGGCAATCTCCAATCTCTTCTACTGACAAGCCAATACGATTAAATGGTATTGATGCCAGTGAATTCACACCTCCAAGGCGATTAAGGACCGATGAAATTCCACAAATTGTCAATGATTTTAGACTCGCTGCAAAGAATGCTATTGAAGCTG GCTTTGATGGAGTTGAAATTCATGGGGCCCATGGCTACCTTCTTGATCAGTTTTTGAAAGATCAAGTGAATGATCGAACAGACCAATATGGTGGATCTCTAGAGAATCGTTGTCGATTTCCTTTGGAAGTCGTTGAAGCTGTTGTTAAAGAGATAGGAGCAGATAAAGTTGGAATTAGACTATCTCCATTTGCTGACTATATGGACTCAGGGGATTCAAATCCAAATGCGTTAGGCCTTTATATGGCCAATTCCTTGAACAAATATGGGATTCTGTACTGCCACATGGTTGAGCCGAGAATGAAGACAGTTGGAGAGAAAAGTGAAAGCCCCCACAGTCTTCTACCCATGAGAAAGGCTTTCAATGGTACCTTCATTGCTGCTGGTGGTTTTGACAGGGAAGATGGGAACAAAGCTGTGGCAGAGGGCCGTGCAGATCTCATCGCATATGGACGTTGGTTTTTGGCTAATCCAGATTTGCCAAAAAGATTTGAGCTCAATGCTCCTCTAAACAAGTACAATAGAGACACATTCTACATATCTGATCCGGTTATTGATTACACGGATTACCCATTTCTTGAAACCACTGCTTAA
- the LOC117612861 gene encoding 12-oxophytodienoate reductase 2-like, with amino-acid sequence MAAQPPTIPLLTPYKLGKFNLSHRVVLAPLTRQRSYHNVPQAHAILYYSQRTSNGGLLIAEATGVSDTARGYPDTPGIWTKEQVEAWKPIVDAVHAKDGVFFCQIWHVGRVSNSGYQPNGQSPISSTDKPIRLNGIDASEFTPPRRLRTDEIPQIVNDFRLAAKNAIEAGFDGVEIHGAHGYLLDQFLKDQVNDRTDQYGGSLENRCRFPLEVVEAVVKEIGADKVGIRLSPFADYMDSGDSNPNALGLYMANSLNKYGILYCHMVEPRMKTVGEKSESPHSLLPMRKAFNGTFIAAGGFDREDGNKAVAEGRADLIAYGRWFLANPDLPKRFELNAPLNEYNRDTFYISDPVIGYTDYPFLETTA; translated from the exons ATGGCTGCTCAACCTCCCACAATCCCTCTCCTTACCCCTTACAAATTGGGAAAATTCAATCTTTCTCACAG AGTTGTTTTAGCGCCATTGACTAGACAGAGATCATACCACAATGTTCCTCAAGCACATGCCATCTTATATTACTCTCAGAGAACATCCAATGGGGGTCTTCTCATAGCTGAAGCCACAGGAGTTTCTGACACAGCTCGAGG GTACCCAGATACTCCTGGTATATGGACAAAGGAGCAAGTGGAAGCATGGAAACCCATTGTTGATGCCGTTCATGCTAAAGATGGCGTCTTCTTCTGTCAGATTTGGCATGTGGGGAGGGTTTCAAATAGTG GTTATCAACCAAATGGGCAATCTCCAATCTCTTCTACTGACAAGCCAATACGATTAAATGGTATTGATGCCAGTGAATTCACACCTCCAAGGCGATTAAGGACCGATGAAATTCCACAAATTGTCAATGATTTTAGACTCGCTGCAAAGAATGCTATTGAAGCTG GCTTTGATGGAGTTGAAATTCATGGGGCCCATGGCTACCTTCTTGATCAGTTTTTGAAAGATCAAGTGAATGATCGAACAGACCAATATGGTGGATCTCTAGAGAATCGTTGTCGATTTCCTTTGGAAGTCGTTGAAGCTGTTGTTAAAGAGATAGGAGCAGATAAAGTTGGAATTAGACTATCTCCATTTGCTGACTATATGGACTCAGGGGATTCAAATCCAAATGCGTTAGGCCTTTATATGGCCAATTCCTTGAACAAATATGGGATTCTGTACTGCCACATGGTTGAGCCGAGAATGAAGACAGTTGGAGAGAAAAGTGAAAGCCCCCACAGTCTTCTACCCATGAGAAAGGCTTTCAATGGTACCTTCATTGCTGCTGGTGGTTTTGACAGGGAAGATGGGAACAAAGCTGTGGCAGAGGGCCGTGCAGATCTCATCGCATATGGACGTTGGTTTTTGGCTAATCCAGATTTGCCAAAAAGATTTGAGCTCAATGCTCCTCTAAACGAGTACAATAGAGACACATTCTACATATCTGATCCGGTTATTGGTTACACTGATTACCCATTCCTTGAAACCACTGCTTAA
- the LOC117612843 gene encoding 12-oxophytodienoate reductase 2-like, whose translation MAAQGPSSPLLTPYKMGKFNLSHRIVLAPLTRQRSYGNVPQPHAILYYSQRTSNGGLLIAEATGVSDTAQGYPDTPGIWTKEQVEAWKPIVDAVHAKGGVFFCQIWHVGRVSNSAYQPNGQAPISSSDKPLTPQLRSNGIDVAEFTPPRQLRTDEIPQIVNDFRLAARNAIEAGFDGVEIHGAHGYLLDQFMKDQVNDRTDEYGGSLENRCRFALEVVEAVANEIGADKVGIRLSPFANYMESGNSDPKALGLYMANSLNKYGILYCHMVEPRMRTVGEKCACPHSLVPMRKAFNGTFIAAGGFDREDGNNAVAEGRADLIAFGRWFLANPDLPKRFELNAPLNKYNRETFYVSDPVIGYTDYPFLETTA comes from the exons ATGGCTGCTCAAGGTCCCTCAAGTCCTCTCCTCACTCCTTATAAAATGGGAAAGTTCAATCTTTCTCATAG AATTGTTTTAGCACCATTGACTAGACAAAGATCATACGGAAATGTTCCTCAGCCACATGCCATCTTATATTACTCTCAGAGAACATCTAATGGGGGTCTTCTCATAGCTGAAGCCACTGGAGTTTCTGACACAGCTCAAGG GTACCCAGATACTCCTGGTATATGGACTAAGGAGCAAGTGGAAGCATGGAAACCGATTGTTGATGCGGTTCATGCTAAAGGCGGTGTCTTCTTCTGTCAGATTTGGCATGTGGGAAGGGTTTCAAATAGTG CTTATCAGCCAAATGGGCAAGCTCCAATCTCTTCTTCGGACAAGCCACTGACCCCACAACTACGATCTAATGGTATTGATGTTGCTGAGTTTACACCTCCAAGGCAATTAAGGACAGATGAAATCCCACAAATTGTCAATGATTTTAGACTCGCTGCAAGGAATGCTATCGAAGCTG GCTTTGATGGAGTGGAAATTCATGGGGCCCATGGCTACCTTCTTGATCAGTTTATGAAAGATCAAGTGAATGATCGAACAGACGAATATGGTGGATCTCTGGAGAATCGTTGCCGATTTGCTCTGGAAGTCGTTGAAGCTGTTGCTAATGAGATAGGAGCAGATAAAGTTGGAATTAGATTATCTCCATTTGCCAACTATATGGAATCAGGGAATTCAGATCCGAAAGCATTAGGCCTTTACATGGCCAATTCCTTGAATAAATATGGAATTCTGTACTGCCATATGGTTGAGCCGAGAATGAGGACAGTTGGAGAAAAATGTGCATGCCCCCACAGTCTTGTACCCATGAGAAAGGCTTTCAATGGTACCTTCATTGCTGCAGGTGGTTTTGACAGGGAAGATGGGAACAACGCTGTGGCTGAGGGTCGTGCAGATCTTATCGCCTTTGGTCGTTGGTTCTTGGCTAATCCAGATTTACCAAAGAGATTTGAGCTTAATGCTCCTCTGAATAAGTACAACAGAGAGACCTTCTATGTATCTGATCCAGTTATTGGCTACACTGATTATCCGTTCCTTGAAACCACTGCTTAA